The following is a genomic window from Paenibacillus sp. FSL R5-0766.
TATAATCGACGTTCAGAAGGTAAGCGGAGTACACCACGTCTAGCTGAGAATTTCTCTCAACATTGACACCTTCTGGATGAGTTTCTTACAATACGGGTATGTGTTGTTAAGGCAGGAGGACAAGTAATGTTACGGAAAACGAAGATAGGTATAGGCGCATTGGTCGGTTATGGTCTCGCAGCGATCTCGAGTCCCTTTCTACCGGATGTCATCACGTGGGCAATTCCGGCACTGGCAACTGTGGTCGGGGGACTGATTCCTTCACGTTCCACGCCACGCAAACAGGTCGAGGGTTCGTCATCAGCCCCTGTACCCATTACAGATATCGGAAATGAACCATCCCGTTTGAATGGTGGACAAGCGCCGAGCGCAGTGCCATCAGGGGCAAGAGAAGTTTCTCCGGCACAGTCCCATTCGAGCTCCACTCCCGCACAACGAGCGGGCTCAGAACAACAAGCGAAGCCTTCCCGGACTGAACCAGATCCTGTATTTGATCCGGTGATTGAGTACCTGGAAGTTCTGGAAGACATGATCATCTCAGAAGGTCAGAAGAACGAGCTGGATAATGAGATCGTGGAGAAATCATTGGCGTTGTTTGCCCGTCTGCAGCGTGTGATTCCTTCTCTTCAGGAACTAAACAACGGGGATATTAACCATACGGTGCGCAGACTGATTTTGAAAGACTTGAACGGTTTTATTAATCCATTTCTACGTTTAAGTGGAGAAGCGAAACGCAATAATCGGCGTATGCTTCTGAATGGTCTTCGAGACGTGGATTCCAAGATATCGGATATTGTATCAACGATTGAACATAAAGACTTAATGGAGCTCCAGAACAAAGCGGAACTAATACATCAACGGTATAACAGCTCTGAATTATAGGAGGGATTGGCATGGCAACGGAATGGGCTCAGTTGAAGCAGGAAGATGAGCAACGGATTAACCAGGAAGCAACGCAGCTTATTCAGAAAGTGTCCCAAAGTGATCCGGCTCACCTGGATACCTTAATGGATGATATCGGCAAGTTGGGCGTGAAAACACAAGAGAGAGCAGGACAGACTCTCAAGCTGCTTGATCGTCCAGTCAATGAACTGATGTCCGGGAATCGGGCAGAGGTATCCAACATGATCCTGAAGCTCCGTGATGAATGTGAGAGTCTGCAGCAGAGTAAAAATGTGAGTTTTGTCGGGAAGTTGTTGCGTAAAAGCCCGCTGAAAAACTACGTGTACCGTTATCAATCCGTTCGCACGAACATTGATGCCATCATTAACGGGTTGCGCGACGGTAAGGATAACCTGGAAGAAAGCATCGTGAACATGCGTCAGCTGAAACGTTCTTCGATTCAGGAGATCTACAATCTGCAGACCAAAATTTCCTTTGGTAATCAATTGAAAGCATTGTTCGAAACCGAGATTGCCAAGCCTGAGAACGAGAATCGTAAAGCACATCTGGAGCGTGGGTTGCGCAAAGTGGTAACACGTACCCAATCCATGACAGAGATGATCATGCTGTACAATCAGGCAATCGCAGCTACCGACATCATTAATGATAACAATGACAAGCTGATTGATTCCGTTAATAATGCCATTGATAAAACAGCGAATCTGATCACCGTTTCGGCCATGATTGCGATGGCTCTTAATGATCAGGAGAAGGTCATTTCTGCTGTGGAAGCTACGAATAAGACGATTGAAGATCAATTCAAGGAGAACGCCAGATTGTTGAAGACAACAACAGAGAAAACAAATGAACTGTTGTCCAAACCGGCGATGTCCCTTGAAGCGGTCAATCAGGCGATGGGTGATCTGATGTCTGCGCTGGATCTGTCCGAGCAGTCTAATCGCCGGATCATCGAGAGCTGTAATGACTATACCAACAAGATGACAACCCTTAACGCTAAAATGAGCGATCGACTGGGTCTGGAAGGGCCGAAGGCTGCTGCCATTCCGGAGAAAAACAAACCGGATTCCAGTGCATTAGGATCTTTCCTGGATTAGGGTAGGACTCGCTGCATATCGTATCGAGATTGCTACATGGTTTTATTTTCTACGAGGGACGCCGAGTGCGTCTCTTTGTTTCATTTATTTGATAGAATGATGGTAAAATCTGGGGTTGTGCGAAGGAGCTTGCTGAACATGCTGGACTTTTCATTCGAGATTATTGATGAGACCAAGATTAATATTCAATACAAATATGGCAGTGAGTTCTTTAACTTTAACCTGTATTATGCGAACGGGGAGTGGACGCTGCATCCTTTTGACGGCATACTGATCCAAAATCGTGAAATGTGCAGTCTGATTGTATCGGAGCTGCTCCGTAACAAAGATTTTCATGTTATGTTAGCCAAAGAGAAAATCATCTTATCCCAATTACGCACCAGTGTTAACCTCCAGTCCAATGAGCCGGATGAATGGGTAGCAGATCGGAGAAACGCAGATTATTCCAGACATGATGATGAGTTGATGGATTACATAGGGAACCACAGTTTCGAAGACATATTACAGCTTGAGCAAGAACAGATTGAGGCCAGAGTGCAATTCTTCCAACAGATTATTCAGAGAATGTTTATGGAGGGACTTGGACCGGAAGATGCTGATTTTATTAAAGTTCAGGCTGTGATTCGGATATATAAAGAGACTTATGATCGTCTTGGTGAGTTGAATGATCACAACAGGGGTGATCGTGGACGTAGATGGTAGTGAACATCCCGCTTAGTATGTAAGCAGATAACTATATTTCTGCGAAGTTAGGCAGATCATCCTGATTTATATGTGTCATATGGAGGGCGATCTTCATATGTTATTTTACAGGGATCTCCCAGAGGGAGAAGTTCTGGCGGCGCCTTAAGGGCCCCACTGTTACTCTCCCTTTTATACTGGCAGATCACTAGCATTGCAGGCATGGCTTACTTTCTCCGGCCTGAGACATACCCCGTAGATTTATGAGGGTGCTTCTCGCAACACTTGTGTCCGGAAGATTTATGAGGGGGCTTCTCGCAACACTTGTGTCCGGAAGATTTGTGAGGGTGTTTCTCGCAGCACTTGTGTCCAGTAGATTTGTGAGGGTGCTTCTCGCAGCACTTGTGTCCAGTAGATTTGTGAGGGTGTTTCTCGCAGCACTTGTGTCCAGTAGATTTGTGAGGGTGTTTCTCACAGCACTTGTGTCCACTGGATTTGTCAGGGTGAGAAGGTTTCCCGCAGGACTTATTTCCGCTAGATTTATTGCCACCACGAACGATGCATATCGATTTGACGTGACATGTCGGAATCTGAACAATTTCCTGGCGAGCTGTAATGATGATTAATGAATTTTGGTTAACCTCAGTCAGTACTCCTTCTACCTCATCCCGGCATCCCAGATTAATCTGTACACGTCTGAGACGCAATGCCTCTAACACTTCCAAAAAGGATTTAGAAGGTAGGGAGTTCATCATCGGAGTTGAGCTGCCACTGGAACGACCTGTGTCGGTGATGCTTTTGACATTTAATCCATTTACATATACGAGTCCGTTCTTACAACTAATAGCCATGTAGTCACCACGAACATCTATTAATTTCCCTTGAACTGCTTCCGGACCCCGATTGACTTTGACTTCTCTCCCAAGCAAACCTCGTATTCCCTGACCATTCATAGACATTGTATTTACCCCTTCCAAAATATAAGTTCAGATCAACTAAAATGACGGGTGCTGTGATAATCTCTCAATCTGCATTCAAGTTTGTCTGTAGTTTAATCATATGTGGCATGCTCGTTGGAGGGTGTAGCCAACAAACCATTTGTATATCAAATTGGCTATCATCTATACAAAGTCTTGTATATTCATAGATGATAGATTCCTGATTTTGTTCGTATTTGAGTACACTACATTTGTATTTGCTTGCATGATCCTGTGCATATGCCCGTTCGACCTGCTGTGCTCCTGCATAGGATGCAGGAAGTACGTACCGGACCAATATTACAGATCATTGAAAGGCGGATGAGCATGGGTTTACCTATCTACCGGATTGCTGTACCTGCGCAGGAGTATCAACAACTGACATCCGATATATGGTCTGAACAACTGGTTAAAGGCTCCATGCAGATGGAGGACAAACAGATTCCGATCCGGATTCGTTATCGAGGAGGGCATACACGCGGTTATCCCAAAAAGTCATTTGAGATTCGTACATCCAGCCGGACGTATCATTTTAATGCGGAGTATGATGACCCCTCGCTGCTTCGAAATGCGCTGTCTTTTCATTTCTTCGAGTCGATCCGTGTACCGGCCCCAGCGACTCGGCACTGTGTGCTCTACCTTAATGGGGAGCTGTTAGGGGTATACCTGCGGATCGAAGGGGTGAAATCCTTCTTTTTTCGCCAAAGGAAAATTCCTGTGCGAAGTATCTTTTATGCGATCAATGATCATGCGGGGTTTACGATCAACTCGAACTCATCATCAACAAACACGAGTACGAACCTGTTGTCAGGATACAGTTTGATTCGTGGCAAGGATGTGGATAAGGCCAGGCTGCGTACGTTTATTCAACAACTGAACACAAAGTCCAGACTGGAGCTGTTTCGCTTTTTACAGTCGAGGATCGATACGGACAACTATCTGCGCTGGTTATGCGGGGCTGTACTTACCGGCAACTTTGACGGATTTGATCAGAATTACACGTGGTATGAGAAAACAAAAACCAAAAAATATGGTATCCTGCCATGGGATTATGAAGGTACCTGGGGAAGAAATTGTTACGGGGCGAAGGTGGATGCCGGCCTTGTTCGTATCCAGGGGTATAATAAACTTACGGGCAAAATGTTGGCCTTCCGACATTTTCGTGAGCAATATAAAAAGCTGCTGCGCCAGCATCTGATGAAGGCTTTTACAGAGAAGCGAATTATGCCCTTGGTGAATCGGTTGCACAATGAGATTCGTGAAGATGTCAACAAGGACCCATACATGAAATGGCCCATGGATGTATTTGCGGGTGAACCGGAGCGAATTCGTGCCTATGTGGCGGAACGGCGGGAATATTTGACCGAGAGAATACATCAGCTGTAAGCACTTAACTAGCGTGGGGGAGGGAGACCTTCCTTTTTTTAATGCCAAAATGAAGAGAAGTTTATTGTAATGGGAAAAGTAGGGTAATAAGAATAGAAGCGGCATTGTAAAATACGCTATAATAACCATATGTGTACATAGAAATGATTACATATTGGACGCAGTGGAGAAAACAACATGTCTAATGGAGGCTCTGAGCTGGAACGTGTTATCGGTTTAGGGTGCTTCAAGCCGGAGGAATGCTTATGATCAAGCTGTTGTACTACTTGAAGAAGTACCGAGTTGCCGCGATTGCAGCCCTGGTCATGATGTTAATTGAGCTTGCGGTGGAGCTGGCTCAGCCTTATCTGATCTCCAAGATCATCGATAACGGGATTCAGCAGGGAGACTTATCTGTCGTCTGGTTATGGGGTGGCGTGCTCGTGGGGAGTGCTGTTGTGGCTTTTGCTGCCGGCATTGCAAGTTCGTTCTTTGCATCCCATGCGAGTTTGGGGTTCGGATACGATCTGCGGGAGAAGCTGTATGAGAAAGTGCAAACGTTCTCTTATGCCGTCTTCAACCGGTTCGCGACGTCGTCCTTGATTACTCGATTAACGGGGGACGTGACCCAGGTTCAGGACACCGTCTTCATGAGTCTGCGATTCATGACACGTGTGCCCCTGGTGGTGATTGGTAGCATGATTATGGCTTTGATCGTGAACCCGAGGTTGGGTCTGCTGCTGGTTGTCATGGTGCCTGTACTGCTCATTGTTGTGGTGTGGATGATCAAAAAGGCAGCGCTGCTGTTCCGCAATGTGCAGCGCAGACTGGATGCCGTCAATGGAGTCATCCAGGAGAATCTGACAGGCATTCGGCTGATCCGTGTCTTCGTACGGATGGGCCATGAGATTGAACGCTTTGCCGGATTCAGCGGCAAGCTGATGAAAGGCACTATCTCCGCGCTGCGCCTGACGGAGACCACGATGCCGTTCATGCTGCTAATGATGAACGTTTGTATCATCGCTGTGCTTTGGTTTGGACGAGTCGACATTGCCTCCGGTAATGCAACTGTGGGTGAAGTGGTCGCCGTCATTAACTACCTGCTTCGTACAATTGGTGCCATGTCAGCGTTATCATGGATTCTGGTAACCTTCTCCAGAGCAAGCGCTTCGGCGCAACGACTGAATGAAGTGTTTAATACGGAGGACACGTCGGAGACTGAACAGACGAAGTCGTTATCAACGTCTGCACCATCTGCTGGATCTATGAAATCTTCGCATTTTCCGCAATCTGTATACCCGGCGAAGAAACAGCGCGCTGTGCAGGGAGCGGTTGAATTCCGCAGTGTAGGATTCAGTTATCCGAATAGTGAAATTACAGTACTGGATAACATCACATTCACGGCAAAAGCGGGGGAGCGTATTGCCATTATGGGAGCAACTGGCTCAGGCAAATCTTCGCTCGTACAGCTTATTCCGCGGTTATACACAGAGGATCAAGGAAAGGTACGGATTGATGGTGCCGATGCATCAGAGCTGGATCTGTCCATGCTGCGTGGTGCGATTGGTTATGTGCCTCAGGAGGTTGTCCTGTTTACCGGTTCCATCCGGGAGAATATTGCCTGGGGTCAGGAAGATGCTACCTTGGATGAGATCGTGGAAGCCGCGAAGCGCGCGCAGATCCATGAAACGATTGAGAATTTACCAAACGGTTATGATACATTGCTGGGTCAACGGGGAGTGAATCTCTCCGGTGGACAGAAGCAGCGACTTTCCATTGCACGAGCGCTGGTACGTAGACCAAGAATTCTGATTCTGGACGATAGCACAAGTGCACTGGATGTGGCTACAGAAGGCAGACTGCTGGATGCGCTGGAAGAATTGTCGTGTACCACGTTTATCATCACCCAGAAGATCAGTTCGACCACTTCGGCGGATCTGATTCTGCTACTTGATGATGGACAACTCATTGGGCAAGGAAAACATGAAGACCTGATGGAATCGTCAGAGCTGTATCGTCGAATCCATGAATCACAATACGGGGAGGGTGCACAGCATGTTCAAAGCATTCATTGAGCCTTTCCGTCAGCCGCCACCGCCGATTGATCCGGAGACATTACGATCAGGTGGTGGTCGCAAACCCAAGGCACGGGCGAAGAACTGGTCAGGTACGCTAGGTCGTATCTGGACCTATCTGGCACGTCGCAAGGTTAAGCTGTCCATGGTACTGTTGATGGTGTTTGCCAGCTCCGCACTCGCTTTGCTTGGCCCTTACATGGTAGGGGTGGCCGTGGATGATTTCATCGCGGGTGAAGCCGACTCAAGCTGGACTCGGTTTCTGATTGGATTAACTGCTGTGTATGTCTTGTTCTCTCTTACATCCTGGTTACAAAATATATGGATGATCGAAATTGCACAGGAAACCGTGTTCCGCATGCGGTATGATCTGTTCTCCCATCTGCACAAATTACCGATTCCATTCTTCGGTAAACGCCAGCAGGGGGAGATTATGAGCCGGGTGACCAATGATATCGAGAATGTCAGCGGTACGTTGAACAGCTCGGCCATCCAGATTTTCTCGAGTGTATTAACACTGCTCGGAACGTTTGGGGTTATGCTGTGGCTCAGCCCGTTACTGACCCTGCTTACCTTTATCGTTGTGCCTTTGATGGCCATCGGCATGCGTTGGATTACGCGCAGAACGGGGCCGCTCTTCAAGGAACGGCAGCGCAATCTCGGTGAACTTAACGGTTACATCGAAGAGACGTTATCCGGCCAGCGGATCATTAAGGCATTCTCGCAAGAGGAGCGGGTGATTCGCGGTTTTGAGGAACGGAATACCCGCATTCGGATTTCCGGTTTCTGGGCACAGACGATCTCTGGTTTTATCCCGAAACTGATGAATGGATTGAACAACCTGAGCTTTGCGATTGTTGCGGGCATCGGTGGTATTCTGGCGATTCAGGGTTCCGTTACGGTTGGGGTAATTATTATCTTTGTGGAATATGCCCGTCAATTCACCCGTCCGCTGAATGATCTGGCGAACCAGTGGAATACGTTATTGTCCGCGATTGCTGGGGCTGAGCGTGTATTCGAGGTGCTGGACGAAGATGAGGAAGCAAAGGATGAAGGGGCAGCGGTATCTCTGGACAAGGTAGAGGGAGCCGTTCGCTTCGACAAAGTATCCTTTGGATACGATGAAGGGCGTAACATTTTGCATGAGATCAGCTTTGAAGCCAAACCGGGGGAGATGATTGCCCTTGTGGGTCCGACCGGAGCCGGGAAGACAACTTTAATTCAGCTGTTATCCCGTTTCTATGATCCGACAGGTGGCACATTAACGGTAGATGGACGCGATATGACCACCATTCGGCGTGAGAATCTGCGGTCACATATGGCGTTTGTACTACAGGATTCATTTTTGTTTCAGGGCACGATTCGGGAAAATATTCGATTTGGCCGTCTGGACGCAACGGATGAAGAGGTGGAAGCAGCCTCCCGGCTGGCGAATGCCCACTCCTTCATTGTGCGAATGAAGGATGGATACGACAAAGTGCTCCAGGCCGACGGGAGCGGCATTAGTCAGGGGCAGAAGCAATTACTCGCCATTGCCCGGGCAATTCTGGCAGATCCATCGATACTCGTACTGGACGAGGCGACCAGCAGTATTGATACCGTCACAGAGATCAAAATTCAGGAAGGGCTGCAACGCCTGATGCAAGGCCGTACCAGCTTTGTTATTGCCCACAGGCTGAACACGATCCGTCAGGCCGACCGGATTCTGGTGCTGAAGGATGGGCAGCTACTGGAGCAAGGATCGCATGATGCGTTGCTGGAACAAGGCGGTTTCTACAGCGAGTTGTATTACAGTCAGCTGCGTAAAAAGGCTCAGTAGTCATT
Proteins encoded in this region:
- a CDS encoding toxic anion resistance protein, whose translation is MATEWAQLKQEDEQRINQEATQLIQKVSQSDPAHLDTLMDDIGKLGVKTQERAGQTLKLLDRPVNELMSGNRAEVSNMILKLRDECESLQQSKNVSFVGKLLRKSPLKNYVYRYQSVRTNIDAIINGLRDGKDNLEESIVNMRQLKRSSIQEIYNLQTKISFGNQLKALFETEIAKPENENRKAHLERGLRKVVTRTQSMTEMIMLYNQAIAATDIINDNNDKLIDSVNNAIDKTANLITVSAMIAMALNDQEKVISAVEATNKTIEDQFKENARLLKTTTEKTNELLSKPAMSLEAVNQAMGDLMSALDLSEQSNRRIIESCNDYTNKMTTLNAKMSDRLGLEGPKAAAIPEKNKPDSSALGSFLD
- a CDS encoding ABC transporter ATP-binding protein codes for the protein MFKAFIEPFRQPPPPIDPETLRSGGGRKPKARAKNWSGTLGRIWTYLARRKVKLSMVLLMVFASSALALLGPYMVGVAVDDFIAGEADSSWTRFLIGLTAVYVLFSLTSWLQNIWMIEIAQETVFRMRYDLFSHLHKLPIPFFGKRQQGEIMSRVTNDIENVSGTLNSSAIQIFSSVLTLLGTFGVMLWLSPLLTLLTFIVVPLMAIGMRWITRRTGPLFKERQRNLGELNGYIEETLSGQRIIKAFSQEERVIRGFEERNTRIRISGFWAQTISGFIPKLMNGLNNLSFAIVAGIGGILAIQGSVTVGVIIIFVEYARQFTRPLNDLANQWNTLLSAIAGAERVFEVLDEDEEAKDEGAAVSLDKVEGAVRFDKVSFGYDEGRNILHEISFEAKPGEMIALVGPTGAGKTTLIQLLSRFYDPTGGTLTVDGRDMTTIRRENLRSHMAFVLQDSFLFQGTIRENIRFGRLDATDEEVEAASRLANAHSFIVRMKDGYDKVLQADGSGISQGQKQLLAIARAILADPSILVLDEATSSIDTVTEIKIQEGLQRLMQGRTSFVIAHRLNTIRQADRILVLKDGQLLEQGSHDALLEQGGFYSELYYSQLRKKAQ
- a CDS encoding ABC transporter ATP-binding protein gives rise to the protein MIKLLYYLKKYRVAAIAALVMMLIELAVELAQPYLISKIIDNGIQQGDLSVVWLWGGVLVGSAVVAFAAGIASSFFASHASLGFGYDLREKLYEKVQTFSYAVFNRFATSSLITRLTGDVTQVQDTVFMSLRFMTRVPLVVIGSMIMALIVNPRLGLLLVVMVPVLLIVVVWMIKKAALLFRNVQRRLDAVNGVIQENLTGIRLIRVFVRMGHEIERFAGFSGKLMKGTISALRLTETTMPFMLLMMNVCIIAVLWFGRVDIASGNATVGEVVAVINYLLRTIGAMSALSWILVTFSRASASAQRLNEVFNTEDTSETEQTKSLSTSAPSAGSMKSSHFPQSVYPAKKQRAVQGAVEFRSVGFSYPNSEITVLDNITFTAKAGERIAIMGATGSGKSSLVQLIPRLYTEDQGKVRIDGADASELDLSMLRGAIGYVPQEVVLFTGSIRENIAWGQEDATLDEIVEAAKRAQIHETIENLPNGYDTLLGQRGVNLSGGQKQRLSIARALVRRPRILILDDSTSALDVATEGRLLDALEELSCTTFIITQKISSTTSADLILLLDDGQLIGQGKHEDLMESSELYRRIHESQYGEGAQHVQSIH
- a CDS encoding CotH kinase family protein, with the protein product MGLPIYRIAVPAQEYQQLTSDIWSEQLVKGSMQMEDKQIPIRIRYRGGHTRGYPKKSFEIRTSSRTYHFNAEYDDPSLLRNALSFHFFESIRVPAPATRHCVLYLNGELLGVYLRIEGVKSFFFRQRKIPVRSIFYAINDHAGFTINSNSSSTNTSTNLLSGYSLIRGKDVDKARLRTFIQQLNTKSRLELFRFLQSRIDTDNYLRWLCGAVLTGNFDGFDQNYTWYEKTKTKKYGILPWDYEGTWGRNCYGAKVDAGLVRIQGYNKLTGKMLAFRHFREQYKKLLRQHLMKAFTEKRIMPLVNRLHNEIREDVNKDPYMKWPMDVFAGEPERIRAYVAERREYLTERIHQL